The Vicingus serpentipes genome includes the window CTAACATTAAAAAACCGATAGTAACAATCATTGCTATTGACAACAATCTATTTAAAATAAATTTTAAAGCTATTCTTTTTGGTTTGGGGCGTAATCCCCAAATTACATTTATTCCATCTTGTATGGATGCAAAAACAGAAGTCGAACCATATAATAAAGTTGAAACAGCAATTGCAAATGCTACATAATTAAAATCAGCATTTTCAAGGTTTTGTATTATATCTTGAATTTGATTAGCAGATGATTCACCAACCAAAGTTTTGATTTGCTCATATAACTCCCCCTTCACCGTATTTTCTCCAAAAACAGAACCTGCAATTAAGATTACTCCAATTAAAATACCAGGTAATGAAAATATAGTAAAAAAAGCAATTGACCCACTATAATTTAATGAATTATCTACCACAAACTTAACAATCAACTCTTCGACAAAACTGTAAAATTGTTTTAACTTAGTTCTCATATTCCAAGATTAACGAAAGGGTTTATTTAAAAAAAGGACAATTATCATTTAATCCTTTTTAACCAACATGTATTTATCATTTTCTAAAATTCGATACCCTTGATTATAACAGAAATAATAAACATCATTGGTTTTTGTTTTGTAAACACTAGTTATCAACCCAAAATCGAACCCTTTGGAATCAAGCTGGTTTTTAGAAACTGTTCCTTTTTTATTTGGGTTTAACTCCTCTAATATTCGCCAGTTTTTTCTTAATTTATTATTAGTATTTCTAATTAAGTTTTTACTGTCTTTATTTATTTTATTGTTGTATGCATTACGACAATAGTCAGAACAAAACTTTTTATCAGCTCTTCCTACAAAAGATTCACCGCATTCTAAACAAGTTGGTTTACTCATATTTTTAAATTTACATCTCAACAAATATAAATAATTATTCGTTTACAAACGACTACAAATAATTACAAACAACAACAAACGAAAGCAAATAATTAATAACCGAATATTTTTTTGCATCTCTCTTTACTTTGCTTCATTAAATCTGAACAAATCAGGTTTACAAAACTAAAACTTATATACAATGAGTACATTAAGAAACAAAGTACAATTGATTGGTAACTTAGGAAACACACCTGAAATTATTAATTTAGAAAGTGGAAAAAAATTAGCTAAAATCTCACTAGCTACCAACGAAAGTTATAAAAACAATAAAGGTGAATTAATTAAAGAAACACAATGGCACAACCTTTTAGCATGGGGAAAAACTGCTGATATTATTGAGAAACACTTACAAAAAGGAAATGAAATTGCTATTGAAGGGAAATTAGTAAATAGAAGCTATGAAGATAAAAATGGAGAAAAGAAATACATCACTGAAATTGTAATTAATGAATTGTTGATGTTAGGTGGAAAAAATTAAAAAATAAGGTTTTAAAAAAAATAGCTCTGATAATTATCAGAGCTATTTTTTTTAAAGTAAAAGTTTATTTAAACTGAAACATCTGCAAACATAACTAACATTGCAAATATAATTCCTGGAATCCAAAACAATAGAGTTAGCAATAAATCTACCCAAAAGTTAGCTGTAATAGCATCTTCATATAAATAAACTGCTAATGGTGGAATAAAAATTCCTAAAATAATAAGAACCACATCATCTACCTGCTTAGAATTTAAACTTATTTTATTAAAAGCATCATGCATGTCTCCTGCTTCATTATTATAAACCAAGAAGTTTTCTTCAATATTCCTATTATATTTATTCCAATTGCGCATTTCTTTAATCGCTGATTTAAGAGCCGACTTCTGAACTGATTTAGTTAAAGCTATTGGTGCATTAGCAGTTAAAGCTTGAGGTTGAACTATTGTATTTACTATTAAGTCTTCA containing:
- a CDS encoding YihY/virulence factor BrkB family protein — encoded protein: MRTKLKQFYSFVEELIVKFVVDNSLNYSGSIAFFTIFSLPGILIGVILIAGSVFGENTVKGELYEQIKTLVGESSANQIQDIIQNLENADFNYVAFAIAVSTLLYGSTSVFASIQDGINVIWGLRPKPKRIALKFILNRLLSIAMIVTIGFLMLVSLSVDTLVVVFNDFLVEILDEKSATVVLALESVSFSIIVFVVFTTVYKFLPDAKVGIKDVLRGALLATILFMIGKYLISFYLGNSSFGTAYGAAGSLVLLLIWVYYSAMILLFGAEFIEVYTRKNNRIIAPSSQSVKIITKEVHLK
- a CDS encoding single-stranded DNA-binding protein, translated to MSTLRNKVQLIGNLGNTPEIINLESGKKLAKISLATNESYKNNKGELIKETQWHNLLAWGKTADIIEKHLQKGNEIAIEGKLVNRSYEDKNGEKKYITEIVINELLMLGGKN
- a CDS encoding YqaE/Pmp3 family membrane protein; this translates as MKKMILATVAIFVASLFLVSCSSESDVLGSFSKRKYLKNFKEKKVKYEDKVEELELASTKQLKTEDLIVNTIVQPQALTANAPIALTKSVQKSALKSAIKEMRNWNKYNRNIEENFLVYNNEAGDMHDAFNKISLNSKQVDDVVLIILGIFIPPLAVYLYEDAITANFWVDLLLTLLFWIPGIIFAMLVMFADVSV